GAATCCACGCCCCCGCTTACAGCCAGCAAGATCCTGTCGCCTGGTTGGTACAACTTTTCTGCTGCGATATATTCCTTAAACCTGTTTATAAGTTCCATAGTGTTGATTCGATTGTTATTTTCTTACAGCAGATCGTCCAGTGCCATCTGCAGTTCATTGTAGGCATGCCTGTTATTTTCAGCTTTAGCCATTTCCATGCCTTTTTCGTAAACGGCGATGGCTTCCTGCTCCGCTCCTGCCCTTTCCAGCAGTTTGCCAAGGTGGTAGTACGAGCCTACATATCCCGGTTCGTGTGCCAGCAGCTCTTCGAACTGCCGACGGGCATCCGCATCGTTGCCCAGTTTTATATATTCCAGCGCCAATGCATGCTTCAGAAAGCTGTCATTGGGTGTCTGTTCCAAAAATTCTTTTATACTGGCTATCCTATCCATTATTTAAATATATTTGCTCATACCGCTTTTTTTCATAAAACAGTTAAGGCCATGAAGATATTAGTATGTATCAGTAAAACTCCGGACACGACTGCAAAAATAGCTTTCACAGACAACAACACGAAATTCAATGAAGCAGGTGTACAATTCATCATCAATCCCTACGATGAATGGTATGCCCTGGTCAAGGCGCTGGAACTGAAAGAGTCCCTCAACGCTACTGTACATCTGATTACCGTGGGTGGTGCTGATACGGAGCCCATTATCCGTAAAGCCCTTGCATTAGGAGGCGATGAAGCCTTCAGAGTGAACACAGATAGTCCCGACAGTTATTTTATTGCTGCGCAGATTGCAGCCCATGCCAGGCAACAGGGTTATGACCTGATCCTGACAGGCAAGGAAACCATCGATTACAATGGCGCTGCCATTGGTGGGATGGTCGCGGAGCTGCTGGATCTTTCTTATGTATCAATCGCTGCAAAGCTAGAGCTGAGCGGCAATACAGCCACTATCAACAGGGAAATTGAAGGTGGTGAGGAGATCGTAAGTGTAGAACTGCCGGTAGTCGTATCCTGCCAGAAGGGAATGGCCGAAGCCCGCATACCCAATATGCGTGGTATCATGGCTGCAAGAACCAAGCCACTGGCGGTAGTAGAGCCGGCACCAGCCGATACGCTGACTACCATTGCCAGTTTTGAGCTGCCACCAGCAAAGGCAGGTGTAAAAATGATCAGCCCCGATAATGTGGAAGAGCTGATAAAGCTATTGCACGAAGAAGCTAAAGTGATTTAAGTTAACCGGTTTTACTGAATACCCCGTTAAGAAAAATCATTCCACGTCAGGCGCCCGCCTGCGAAAATTATTCAAAAATCTAAACAGCCAAACCGATATGTCAGTCCTCATATTTGCAGATCAGGCCCAGGGAAAGATCAAGAAGGCGGCTTTTGAAGCGATACAATATGGTGCTAAAGTAGCACAACAATTTAGTACAACTGCGACCGTGCTGGTGCTGGGTGAAGTGCCGGAGAGTGAATTGACAGCACTGGGCAATTACGGTGCAGGAAAGGTGTTGCATGCGGCAGATGCCCGCCTGAATGAAACAGAAGGAACTGTATTTACAAAGATCATCGCAGCTGCTGCAGAGCAGGAAGGTGCCGATGTGATCGTATTCCCGCACAACTTTGACGGCAAAGCAATTGCCCCGAGAGTAGCGGCCCGCCTCAAGGCAGGGTTTGTGTCTGGTGCGATCTCTTATCCGGATACCACCAATGGTTTTGTGGTAAAAAAGAGTGTCTTCTCTGGCAAGGCATTTGCCAACATTAATATCACTGCAGCGAAAAAAGTGATAGCGGTCATGCCGAATACCTTTGCTATGGAGAAATCTTCCAATACAGCGACAGTAGTGGCTTTTCCCACTTCTGTTAATGATGGGGATTTTAAAGTAAAAGTGAGTAAGGTAGAAACAATAAGTGGAGAGATCCCGCTGACGGAAGCAGAGATCGTAGTGAGTGGTGGCCGTGGATTGAAAGGCCCTGAGAACTGGGGGCTGGTTGAAGATCTGGCAAAGGTATTGGGAGCAGGTACAGCCTGTTCAAGGCCGGTAGCAGATTCTGGCTGGCGCCCGCACCATGAACATGTGGGGCAGACTGGGCTGACCGTGCGGCCGAATTTGTATATCGCTATAGGAATATCTGGTGCCATACAACATTTGGCAGGTGTGAATGGCAGCAAGGTGATTGTGGTCATTAATAAAGATCCGGAGGCCCCTTTTTTCAAGGCGGCAGACTACGGGATTGTAGGAGATGCATTTGAGGTAGTGCCGAAATTGACTGCGGCCGTGAAGGCGTTAAAAAGTTAAAAAGTTTACATTTGAAAATTAGCTGCTGTCGAAGACAGCAGCTAATTTTCAGGTTTATCAAGCATTACGTAATTTTTAGATAAGGAATATTTTTTCTAACTTCACGACTTATAAAATATTCAGCGACAACGCAGGACAGATATGAGAAAAATAGAACTGGAAATAGTTGCCCTTTCGCACAGCATTACACAAACACATTCATACGCCGTCGTACTGGGGGAAGTGAACGGTTTGCGCAGATTACCTATTGTAATAGGTGGATTCGAGGCACAAGCCATTGCTGTAGCGCTTGAAAAAATGCAACCCAGCCGCCCACTGACACACGATCTGATGAAAAACTTTATGAATGCATTCAACATTGAATTACACGAAGTGGTCATCAGCAATTTGCAGGAAGGGATTTTTTATTCAAAACTGGTCTGCTACAGTAATGATGAAACCATTGAGATAGATTCACGTACTTCCGATGCATTGGCATTAGCCGTACGTTTTGGTTGTCCCATCTTTACTTACGAAAATATCCTGAACAGTGCCGGTATCTTACTCGATGACCCTGCCGGCAAGAAAGGTTTGAAACCTGTCACACCGACCATTTCAGAACACGAAAAAGGCGCTGAGGATGATCTGAAAGTCCTGAACCTGGATGAGCTTACACAACTGCTGCAGGAAGTATTGGAACAGGAAGATTATATCCGGGCGATCGCGATACGCGATGAGATCAATAGCCGGAAGAGCAGATAAATTATACCTTTTTTCCGCATGATCGTTTTTCCAAATTGCAAGATAAATCTGGGTCTGCATATTATTCGCAGGCGTGCGGATGGTTTTCATGACCTGGAAACGGTATTCTATCCTTTGCAGCTCACAGATGCGCTGGAGGTATTGAGTCCGGGAACGTTACAATTTAACAGCAGTGGTATTGCGATACCAGGTGCTGCAAATGATAATTTGTGCCTGAAGGCGTGGCATTTGCTAAAGAAGGATTTCCCTTCTATTCCAGAAGTGGATATACATCTGCATAAGCATATTCCAA
This Chitinophaga sancti DNA region includes the following protein-coding sequences:
- a CDS encoding tetratricopeptide repeat protein — encoded protein: MDRIASIKEFLEQTPNDSFLKHALALEYIKLGNDADARRQFEELLAHEPGYVGSYYHLGKLLERAGAEQEAIAVYEKGMEMAKAENNRHAYNELQMALDDLL
- a CDS encoding electron transfer flavoprotein subunit beta/FixA family protein, with the protein product MKILVCISKTPDTTAKIAFTDNNTKFNEAGVQFIINPYDEWYALVKALELKESLNATVHLITVGGADTEPIIRKALALGGDEAFRVNTDSPDSYFIAAQIAAHARQQGYDLILTGKETIDYNGAAIGGMVAELLDLSYVSIAAKLELSGNTATINREIEGGEEIVSVELPVVVSCQKGMAEARIPNMRGIMAARTKPLAVVEPAPADTLTTIASFELPPAKAGVKMISPDNVEELIKLLHEEAKVI
- a CDS encoding electron transfer flavoprotein subunit alpha/FixB family protein, with translation MSVLIFADQAQGKIKKAAFEAIQYGAKVAQQFSTTATVLVLGEVPESELTALGNYGAGKVLHAADARLNETEGTVFTKIIAAAAEQEGADVIVFPHNFDGKAIAPRVAARLKAGFVSGAISYPDTTNGFVVKKSVFSGKAFANINITAAKKVIAVMPNTFAMEKSSNTATVVAFPTSVNDGDFKVKVSKVETISGEIPLTEAEIVVSGGRGLKGPENWGLVEDLAKVLGAGTACSRPVADSGWRPHHEHVGQTGLTVRPNLYIAIGISGAIQHLAGVNGSKVIVVINKDPEAPFFKAADYGIVGDAFEVVPKLTAAVKALKS
- a CDS encoding bifunctional nuclease family protein — translated: MRKIELEIVALSHSITQTHSYAVVLGEVNGLRRLPIVIGGFEAQAIAVALEKMQPSRPLTHDLMKNFMNAFNIELHEVVISNLQEGIFYSKLVCYSNDETIEIDSRTSDALALAVRFGCPIFTYENILNSAGILLDDPAGKKGLKPVTPTISEHEKGAEDDLKVLNLDELTQLLQEVLEQEDYIRAIAIRDEINSRKSR